Genomic window (Pseudothauera hydrothermalis):
AGCCGACGGGATCGCACCGTTGTTGTCTGCGCGCGATCCGAATCAACTCGCGCGGGATGCGTATTACCTGGAGCACCTCGGTCGTGCCCGGTTGGCGCTGATCGACGCTTTGCGCGGCGATTTGAAGCAAAAGGCCGATTTGGCCGCGGCCGAGGCGGCGCGTCGGGACCGCTTGGCGGCGCTCGAAGTGGAGCAGGCCGCGCGTCGCGCCGAGCTGCAAGCCATGCACGCGACGCGCCAACGCGCGGTGGCCGAGTTGGCCGAGCGTCTCAAGGGGCAGCGTCAGGAGGCTTCCTCGCTGCGTCAGGATGAGCAACGTCTGAGCAAGCTGATCGATGCATTGGTGCGCGCTGCGCGGGCCCAGCAGCGCGCGCGGGAGCAGGCTGCAGCCAGCGCATCCCGTCAGCGCTCGGGGACAGTGAGGTCGCCTGCTCAGCCCGCCGAGCCGGTCGTCGCCACGGTGCGCGAGGCGGCAGGAGCGATGGCGGGTGAAGTCGATTTCGAAAAATTGCGCGGCAAGCTGCGTTTTCCGGTGCGCGGCGAACTCGTCGGCCGCTTCGGCGCTCCAAGGGCCGAAGGCGGCACTAGTTGGCGGGGCGTGTTCATCCGGGCCGCAGGCGGTGCGGATGTGCGCGCGGTGGCGGCGGGCGAGGTGGTGTACTCGGACTGGCTGCGTGGCTTTGGTAATCTGATCATCCTCGACCACGGCAAGGGCTATCTCACCGTGTATGGCAATAATGACGCGCTGCTGCGCGAGGTGGGCGATCGAGTGGCCGGCGGTGACACGATTGCCAGCGTGGGAAGCAGCGGGGGTGTCGAGGAATCCGGTTTATACTTTGAAATCCGCCACGAGGGCCGGCCGGTGGACCCGATGCAGTGGGTCCGGCTCGATTGAGGCGACAGGTGCGTGGCGGCGGTCCGCCAATGGAGTGTTCATGCGTAGCAAGTTGCAAACCATCGGGCTCATCTTTACCGGCGTGCTGGCCGGCATACTGATCAGCCTGAATTTTTCCGCCCAAGCAGACAAGGCGGCCCTGGCGCCTTTGCCGGTCGAAGAACTGCGAGCT
Coding sequences:
- a CDS encoding murein hydrolase activator EnvC family protein, which gives rise to MSARPGSRILLVAFGLWVGLLLPDWGVASPANEAEQRRADLEAVKERLRELQKEIAATEASHDSAVGALAAAEREVSRLERRLRQLAAERQEAEQALTRLAREQVEVQSRIDARQSELGDWLRRHYMFGAADGIAPLLSARDPNQLARDAYYLEHLGRARLALIDALRGDLKQKADLAAAEAARRDRLAALEVEQAARRAELQAMHATRQRAVAELAERLKGQRQEASSLRQDEQRLSKLIDALVRAARAQQRAREQAAASASRQRSGTVRSPAQPAEPVVATVREAAGAMAGEVDFEKLRGKLRFPVRGELVGRFGAPRAEGGTSWRGVFIRAAGGADVRAVAAGEVVYSDWLRGFGNLIILDHGKGYLTVYGNNDALLREVGDRVAGGDTIASVGSSGGVEESGLYFEIRHEGRPVDPMQWVRLD